A region from the Triticum urartu cultivar G1812 chromosome 1, Tu2.1, whole genome shotgun sequence genome encodes:
- the LOC125512468 gene encoding pentatricopeptide repeat-containing protein At3g02330, mitochondrial isoform X1 has product MSRAPPALAAPANSTFSHLFQFCARGGRAALDAGRAAHARMLVSGFLPTSFVSNCLLQMYARCADASYARRVFDAMPHRDTVSWNTMLTAYSHSGDIATAVSLFDAMPNPDVVSWNTLVSSYCQHGMHSESVALFLEMARSGVASDRTTFAVLLKSCGALDDLALGVQIHALAVKAGLDIDVRTGSALVDMYGKCSSLDNALFFFYGMPERNWVSWGAALAGCVHNEQYTRGLELFMEMQRSGMGVSQPAYASVFRSCAAKSCLSTGKQLHAHAIKHNFNTDRIVGTAIVDVYAKANSLVDAKRAFFGLPSHTVQTCNAMMVGLVRAGLANEALELFQFMTRSGIGFDAVSLSGVFSACAEIKGYLKGLQVHCLAMKSGFETDICVRNAILDLYGKCKALVEAYFIFQDMEERDSISWNAIIAALEQNGRYEDTVVHFNEMLRFGMEPDDFTYGSVLKACATLQSLEFGLMVHDKVIKSGLGSDAFVASTVVDMYCKCGMMTDAQKLHDRIGKQELVSWNAIMSGFSLNKQSEDAQKIFSQMLDIGLKPDHFTYATVLDTCANLATIEIGKQIHGQIIKQEMLVDEYISSTLIDMYAKCGYMQDSLLMFEKAQKRDFVSWNAMICGYALHGQGAEALKMFDRMQREDVIPNHATFIAVLRACSHVGLLDDGCCYFHQMTTRYKLEPQLEHFACMVDILGRSKGPQEALKLIDTMPFEADAVIWKTLLSVCKIHRDVELAELAAGNVLLLDPEDSSVYILLSNVYAESGKWADVSRTRRLMKHGRLKKEPGCSWIEVQNEMHGFLVGDNVHPRSRELYDMLHDLIDEMKLSGYDPDSSSFAEVDEEGSASEQDDLLGMVGG; this is encoded by the coding sequence ATGTCACGGGCGCCTCCCGCGTTGGCGGCTCCGGCCAACTCTACGTTCTCCCACCTCTTCCAGTTCTGCGCCCGCGGCGGCCGCGCTGCCCTCGACGCCGGGCGCGCCGCGCACGCGCGCATGCTAGTGTCCGGGTTCCTCCCGACATCCTTCGTCTCGAACTGCCTCCTGCAGATGTACGCCCGCTGCGCGGACGCCTCGTACGCTCGCAGGGTGTTCGACGCGATGCCCCACAGGGACACCGTGTCGTGGAACACCATGCTCACCGCGTATTCGCACTCCGGGGACATAGCGACCGCTGTATCACTGTTCGATGCAATGCCGAATCCGGATGTCGTGTCATGGAACACGCTGGTCTCAAGCTATTGCCAGCATGGCATGCATAGCGAGTCGGTGGCCCTGTTTCTGGAGATGGCTCGCTCTGGTGTTGCCTCCGACCGGACAACGTTTGCTGTCCTTCTGAAGTCGTGCGGTGCTCTGGATGACTTGGCACTCGGTGTTCAAATCCACGCGCTGGCGGTGAAGGCAGGATTGGATATTGATGTCCGGACTGGGAGTGCTCTCGTGGACATGTATGGCAAGTGCAGCAGTTTGGATAACGCATTGTTCTTCTTTTATGGAATGCCCGAGAGGAACTGGGTCTCGTGGGGCGCAGCCCTTGCTGGGTGCGTTCACAATGAGCAGTACACTCGTGGGTTGGAGCTGTTCATGGAGATGCAGAGGTCAGGGATGGGGGTGAGCCAGCCGGCTTATGCCAGTGTCTTTAGATCTTGCGCAGCAAAATCATGTCTGAGCACTGGTAAGCAGTTACACGCACATGCCATAAAGCATAACTTCAATACTGACCGTATTGTTGGGACAGCTATTGTGGATGTTTATGCTAAGGCTAATAGCTTGGTGGATGCTAAAAGGGCATTCTTTGGGTTGCCCAGCCATACAGTACAAACATGCAATGCCATGATGGTTGGGCTTGTGCGCGCAGGGCTTGCAAATGAGGCCTTGGAACTGTTTCAGTTCATGACCAGGTCAGGCATTGGTTTTGATGCAGTCAGTTTATCGGGTGTCTTCAGTGCTTGTGCAGAGATTAAGGGGTATTTAAAAGGCCTACAAGTCCACTGCTTAGCAATGAAATCAGGTTTTGAGACGGACATCTGTGTCAGAAATGCAATTCTTGATCTGTATGGGAAGTGCAAAGCATTGGTAGAAGCGTACTTTATCTTCCAGGATATGGAGGAACGAGATTCAATCTCTTGGAATGCTATTATTGCTGCTCTTGAGCAAAATGGGCGCTATGAGGACACCGTAGTTCATTTTAATGAGATGCTGCGCTTTGGTATGGAACCCGATGATTTCACATATGGTAGTGTCCTTAAGGCTTGTGCAACTTTACAATCTTTGGAGTTTGGATTGATGGTACATGACAAGGTTATCAAGTCAGGACTTGGTTCAGATGCTTTTGTAGCTAGCACTGTTGTTGACATGTACTGCAAAtgtggtatgatgacagatgctCAGAAACTCCATGACAGAATTGGGAAGCAAGAACTTGTTTCATGGAATGCCATCATGTCAGGATTTTCACTGAACAAACAGAGTGAGGATGCCCAGAAAATCTTCTCACAGATGTTAGATATTGGACTTAAGCCTGATCATTTCACCTATGCTACAGTTCTTGACACTTGTGCTAACCTAGCTACCATTGAGATCGGGAAGCAGATCCATGGTCAGATAATTAAGCAAGAAATGCTGGTAGATGAATATATATCCAGCACCCTTATAGACATGTACGCCAAGTGTGGGTACATGCAAGACTCACTGCTAATGTTTGAGAAGGCACAGAAACGGGATTTTGTGTCATGGAATGCTATGATATGCGGCTATGCGCTGCATGGTCAAGGAGCAGAAGCACTCAAGATGTTTGATAGGATGCAAAGGGAGGATGTGATTCCGAACCATGCAACTTTCATTGCTGTGCTCCGGGCTTGCAGCCATGTTGGTCTGCTGGATGATGGATGTTGTTACTTCCATCAGATGACCACCCGCTACAAACTGGAACCACAACTGGAGCACTTTGCTTGCATGGTAGATATACTAGGACGGTCAAAGGGACCACAGGAAGCTCTGAAGCTTATTGACACCATGCCTTTTGAAGCGGATGCAGTCATCTGGAAGACTCTCCTAAGCGTTTGCAAGATCCATCGGGATGTTGAGTTGGCTGAACTTGCTGCCGGCAATGTTCTACTACTGGATCCTGAGGATTCTTCAGTTTATATTCTTCTGTCAAATGTATATGCAGAATCAGGGAAATGGGCTGATGTTTCTAGGACAAGAAGGTTAATGAAGCACGGAAGGCTTAAGAAGGAACCTGGCTGTAGCTGGATTGAGGTGCAAAATGAGATGCATGGATTCCTTGTAGGAGATAACGTCCATCCGAGATCGAGGGAGCTGTATGACATGCTGCATGATTTGATTGATGAGATGAAACTGTCTGGATATGACCCTGATTCATCTTCTTTTGCTGAGGTTGACGAAGAGGGCAGTGCATCCGAGCAAGATGATTTACTTGGAATGGTTGGTGGCTAG
- the LOC125512468 gene encoding pentatricopeptide repeat-containing protein At3g02330, mitochondrial isoform X2 encodes MSRAPPALAAPANSTFSHLFQFCARGGRAALDAGRAAHARMLVSGFLPTSFVSNCLLQMYARCADASYARRVFDAMPHRDTVSWNTMLTAYSHSGDIATAVSLFDAMPNPDVVSWNTLVSSYCQHGMHSESVALFLEMARSGVASDRTTFAVLLKSCGALDDLALGVQIHALAVKAGLDIDVRTGSALVDMYGKCSSLDNALFFFYGMPERNWVSWGAALAGCVHNEQYTRGLELFMEMQRSGMGVSQPAYASVFRSCAAKSCLSTGKQLHAHAIKHNFNTDRIVGTAIVDVYAKANSLVDAKRAFFGLPSHTVQTCNAMMVGLVRAGLANEALELFQFMTRSGIGFDAVSLSGVFSACAEIKGYLKGLQVHCLAMKSGFETDICVRNAILDLYGKCKALVEAYFIFQDMEERDSISWNAIIAALEQNGRYEDTVVHFNEMLRFGMEPDDFTYGSVLKACATLQSLEFGLMVHDKVIKSGLGSDAFVASTVVDMYCKCGMMTDAQKLHDRIGKQELVSWNAIMSGFSLNKQSEDAQKIFSQMLDIGLKPDHFTYATVLDTCANLATIEIGKQIHGQIIKQEMLVDEYISSTLIDMYAKCGYMQDSLLMFEKAQKRDFVSWNAMICGYALHGQGAEALKMFDRMQREDVIPNHATFIAVLRACSHVGLLDDGCCYFHQMTTRYKLEPQLEHFACMVDILGRSKGPQEALKLIDTMPFEADAVIWKTLLSVCKIHRDVELAELAAGNVLLLDPEDSSVYILLSNVYAESGKWADVSRTRRLMKHGRLKKEPGCSWIEVQNEMHGFLVGDNVHPRSRELYDMLHDLIDEMKLSGYDPDSSSFAEVDEEGSASEQDDLLGMLRQ; translated from the exons ATGTCACGGGCGCCTCCCGCGTTGGCGGCTCCGGCCAACTCTACGTTCTCCCACCTCTTCCAGTTCTGCGCCCGCGGCGGCCGCGCTGCCCTCGACGCCGGGCGCGCCGCGCACGCGCGCATGCTAGTGTCCGGGTTCCTCCCGACATCCTTCGTCTCGAACTGCCTCCTGCAGATGTACGCCCGCTGCGCGGACGCCTCGTACGCTCGCAGGGTGTTCGACGCGATGCCCCACAGGGACACCGTGTCGTGGAACACCATGCTCACCGCGTATTCGCACTCCGGGGACATAGCGACCGCTGTATCACTGTTCGATGCAATGCCGAATCCGGATGTCGTGTCATGGAACACGCTGGTCTCAAGCTATTGCCAGCATGGCATGCATAGCGAGTCGGTGGCCCTGTTTCTGGAGATGGCTCGCTCTGGTGTTGCCTCCGACCGGACAACGTTTGCTGTCCTTCTGAAGTCGTGCGGTGCTCTGGATGACTTGGCACTCGGTGTTCAAATCCACGCGCTGGCGGTGAAGGCAGGATTGGATATTGATGTCCGGACTGGGAGTGCTCTCGTGGACATGTATGGCAAGTGCAGCAGTTTGGATAACGCATTGTTCTTCTTTTATGGAATGCCCGAGAGGAACTGGGTCTCGTGGGGCGCAGCCCTTGCTGGGTGCGTTCACAATGAGCAGTACACTCGTGGGTTGGAGCTGTTCATGGAGATGCAGAGGTCAGGGATGGGGGTGAGCCAGCCGGCTTATGCCAGTGTCTTTAGATCTTGCGCAGCAAAATCATGTCTGAGCACTGGTAAGCAGTTACACGCACATGCCATAAAGCATAACTTCAATACTGACCGTATTGTTGGGACAGCTATTGTGGATGTTTATGCTAAGGCTAATAGCTTGGTGGATGCTAAAAGGGCATTCTTTGGGTTGCCCAGCCATACAGTACAAACATGCAATGCCATGATGGTTGGGCTTGTGCGCGCAGGGCTTGCAAATGAGGCCTTGGAACTGTTTCAGTTCATGACCAGGTCAGGCATTGGTTTTGATGCAGTCAGTTTATCGGGTGTCTTCAGTGCTTGTGCAGAGATTAAGGGGTATTTAAAAGGCCTACAAGTCCACTGCTTAGCAATGAAATCAGGTTTTGAGACGGACATCTGTGTCAGAAATGCAATTCTTGATCTGTATGGGAAGTGCAAAGCATTGGTAGAAGCGTACTTTATCTTCCAGGATATGGAGGAACGAGATTCAATCTCTTGGAATGCTATTATTGCTGCTCTTGAGCAAAATGGGCGCTATGAGGACACCGTAGTTCATTTTAATGAGATGCTGCGCTTTGGTATGGAACCCGATGATTTCACATATGGTAGTGTCCTTAAGGCTTGTGCAACTTTACAATCTTTGGAGTTTGGATTGATGGTACATGACAAGGTTATCAAGTCAGGACTTGGTTCAGATGCTTTTGTAGCTAGCACTGTTGTTGACATGTACTGCAAAtgtggtatgatgacagatgctCAGAAACTCCATGACAGAATTGGGAAGCAAGAACTTGTTTCATGGAATGCCATCATGTCAGGATTTTCACTGAACAAACAGAGTGAGGATGCCCAGAAAATCTTCTCACAGATGTTAGATATTGGACTTAAGCCTGATCATTTCACCTATGCTACAGTTCTTGACACTTGTGCTAACCTAGCTACCATTGAGATCGGGAAGCAGATCCATGGTCAGATAATTAAGCAAGAAATGCTGGTAGATGAATATATATCCAGCACCCTTATAGACATGTACGCCAAGTGTGGGTACATGCAAGACTCACTGCTAATGTTTGAGAAGGCACAGAAACGGGATTTTGTGTCATGGAATGCTATGATATGCGGCTATGCGCTGCATGGTCAAGGAGCAGAAGCACTCAAGATGTTTGATAGGATGCAAAGGGAGGATGTGATTCCGAACCATGCAACTTTCATTGCTGTGCTCCGGGCTTGCAGCCATGTTGGTCTGCTGGATGATGGATGTTGTTACTTCCATCAGATGACCACCCGCTACAAACTGGAACCACAACTGGAGCACTTTGCTTGCATGGTAGATATACTAGGACGGTCAAAGGGACCACAGGAAGCTCTGAAGCTTATTGACACCATGCCTTTTGAAGCGGATGCAGTCATCTGGAAGACTCTCCTAAGCGTTTGCAAGATCCATCGGGATGTTGAGTTGGCTGAACTTGCTGCCGGCAATGTTCTACTACTGGATCCTGAGGATTCTTCAGTTTATATTCTTCTGTCAAATGTATATGCAGAATCAGGGAAATGGGCTGATGTTTCTAGGACAAGAAGGTTAATGAAGCACGGAAGGCTTAAGAAGGAACCTGGCTGTAGCTGGATTGAGGTGCAAAATGAGATGCATGGATTCCTTGTAGGAGATAACGTCCATCCGAGATCGAGGGAGCTGTATGACATGCTGCATGATTTGATTGATGAGATGAAACTGTCTGGATATGACCCTGATTCATCTTCTTTTGCTGAGGTTGACGAAGAGGGCAGTGCATCCGAGCAAGATGATTTACTTGGAATG CTGAGACAGTGA